The Maridesulfovibrio salexigens DSM 2638 region GATAAAAATCCCCGGCTGTGGCAAATTGCTAAGCGTGGATTTCTCATAAACATCCTCAACCCGAAATTATCCATATTCTTTCTTGCGTTTCTGCCTCTTTTCGTTCCGCAGGAAGCAAACACCCCAACTCTGCATATGATTACCTTAAGCGCTATTTTCATGGCAATGACCTTTGTCGTATTCATTGCATACGGCCTTTGCGCATCAGGTATACGCCATCAAGTCATATCTTCACCTAAGATTGTGCTTTGGATGCAAAGGTCATTTGCAGTCATCTTTGCAGCTTTAGGGCTGAAATTAGCAGCAGCTGAGCAATAAACAGACATCCTTAACGATATTTATCGTATATTTTCGTAATTGTTCCGTCATTCAGGAGTTTATCGATTGCCTTGTTAAACCTTGGAAGAACATACTGCTTACTGGGTTGGAAACGAATCATCATATCAAGAGAATCATAAGTTTTACCGACCAAAAGCTGATCTTCAACACCAAGTTCTCTGATCTGATACAAAGCTGTATCTTTATTCATAAAGGCCTGATCCAACCTTCCGGCGAGAAGCAATTGCAATAATTTATTCTCATTTTCCAGCACATGGGTGTTTATTCTCCCATCCGCAAAGTACGCACTGTACACCGGATAATGATAGCCCCGTACAACTCCTATGCTCTTTCCAAGCAAATCCTGGGGTGTGACATCAGGTATAAATTTTTCAGCTCTAAAAAGAATAATCGAATCAGATACAGCAAAAGGCTTACTGAAAACCCCCAATACCTTTGCTGTTTGCCGCCATGCAGGATTAGACATGGGTTCAATATCTATTTCGCCTCGATCAAATTTACGCTGTGACCTATTAAACGGGCATCGAACAAACTCAATGGTGTCCCCAGTTTCCTTTGCAAAAGCATTAAAAACATCTTTCACAATACCGGTTCTAGGATCACCATCCTTATAATAATATGGCGGCAACGACCCTTCATGCAACATAACGCGCAAATTTTCTGCAATACTTTCCCTAACGGAAAAAAAACCTATCAATAAAGACAATATGACAACACAAATCCCCATCAACCTCATTTCTTGCCACCCCTCCCTATAAACCCCTCTTTATAAAATCAAAGATGCTCTATACCTTAAAACAGGCTTCAAAACAATAGGACTTTAACCTATATTGATGCAACATTTTGAATAATAACACGACAAATTCATTTCAGGAGAAATAAAATGCTCGAAGTATTGTTCACCACATCTTCCAAACTTCATAAACTCGGCACTATTGCACATGATGATGCTATATTTGTCTTACCGTTTATAGATAAAGAGCTGACAGACAGACTGGTCGAAGTTCTTGTTCGCAGAGCACTGCACCCCGGTCTGCTGGTTCTTGTCGATGATGATGAACGTTTAGGATTTATGAAGATTGCGAATTACGTATGTTCCCATTCATCATCACGCTACTTTGGCTATCTTGCTCAGGATGCATTTCCCGGTGATGGATGGCTACGCGCAGCAATACAGACAATGGACCAAAGCGGCGCATCACTTCTGGCATTCAATGACGGACGCTTTCATGGAACACTTGCGGTTTTCGGTATGGCCCGCCGAACATGGCTTGCCACCCTTTATCATAAATACTTATTCTTTCCCGGCTACAACAGCCATTTCGGGGACACTGAACTGACAGCTATTGCCCTTCACCAAAATAAATTAATCTACAACCCCGGTTGCCTGATGATAGAAGTTGACTATGAAAAACATACCCGTAAAAACAACCCCGATGATCAAAATTTATACTCAATGCGTGAAGCACAAGGCTTTGGCGGGATCATAAAATAGAGATGACACTATGCCAGTAATCGATCTTTCCCACACAATTAAAAATGGTATGCCCGTATTTCCCGGCACGGAAACCCCTACCATTGAAGAAGTCTTTTCTCATGAGATGCACGGTTTTTGCGAACACAGGCTAAATATTTTTTCACACATAGGGACTCACATAGATGCTCCCAACCACATGATTCCTGGCGGTGAAACACTGGATAAAATGGATGTCAGCCGCTTTATCGGACCGGGTATGTGCATAGATTGCACTCACAAAAATCCGAAATCACCTCAAATTAATATCGACGATCTCATTCCATATGAGGCTGAGATTAGTGAATGCGACTTTATCCTGCTTAACACAGGCTGGTATACAAACTGGGGCATGGATAAGTATTTTACCCACTATCCGGCTTTAAATGAAGAAGCCGCCCGCTGGCTGGTTGATTTTGACCTGAAAGGTGTGGGAGTGGACGTTATTTCAATCGATTCAGCCGAGATCAGTGGGTATGGGGTGCACAATATCCTTTTGGAGCAGGGTACGATCATCATTGAGAACCTAAACAACCTCCACCAATTGCCGGAAGAAGGCTTTATCTTTTCCTGCCTGCCCCTCAAATTTAATAACGCAGACGGATCACCAGTGAGAGCCATTGCAACTTACTAACAAAGACGCATGTATATATGAAGAATTACTGTAAAAATACAAAAACACAAAAACCCATACCACCCTACCTAAAAAACCCTCCACCCTACTCAAAAACCCTACCTCCAAATACAGTTCTAATTAGTTAAAATACGGACTTTAGCCCGTTTACAGAGAATCCTCCCAGCCACATAATGTAGTTGAAGAATGAGGGCAGCGACTAAACAGCCCTGCATCAAAGGAGGATTAAGATGAGCTATGAAACAATAACAAAAGTGACCCAGGATATTGTTCTTGAAGGGACCAAGCCGGCCAAAGAAGTGGCCCAATCCATCGGCAAGCCCTACTCCACACTGCTGCGGGAAATCAATCCTTTTGACAACAACGCTAAGCTCGGAGCCGCCACCTTGATGGATATCCTTAAAACCACTCAGGAAACCAAACCTCTTGAGTTTATTGCCGAGTCAATCGGTTATACCCTTAAACCCCGTGTAAATTAAGCAAACAACAGCGACACATTTATAAGAAGAAGCCGGATTCATAATGAATCCGGCTTCTTCATTTCTGGACTTTTAACTACTTTACACCGATACTGCCGCCATGAAAAAAGTCAGCATAAACCTTACGCATGTGGCTACCCTCGGCCCTGTGGGGCACCTGCCGAAGGCTCCTGGTACATGGGGATCAGCCGCAGCTCTTATTACCGCACCGTTTTTGTTTCTACCTTTCCAGCTTCCCGTAAGAATTCTCATTCTCGGGTTGATTTTTTACTTCGGAGCTAAAGCCTGCTCTGAAGCCGAGAAACAATTTGGAAAGAAAGACCCGGGCTGTGTCGTCATTGATGAACTACTTGGACAATGGCTGGTATTTCTGCCTTTCCCTGCCGTTGTCACATGGCACCTGATTGCAGGTTTCATTCTTTTCAGAATCTTTGACATCCTCAAACCGTTTCCCATCAAACAATCAGAGAAATGGCTCAAGGACGGCTGGGGAGTAATGATCGATGATGCCTTTGCAGGGCTTTACGCCATGCTAGTTCTCGGTCTGCTCCGCTACCTTACCTAGATCCGCTCTTTTAAATTATTTCAAAGCGTTCAAATCCGTCATCAGGATTTGCCCGCTCAAAAGCAAAATCCCCGGTCTCCATAGGAAGCCGGGGA contains the following coding sequences:
- a CDS encoding phosphatidylglycerophosphatase A family protein, which encodes MKKVSINLTHVATLGPVGHLPKAPGTWGSAAALITAPFLFLPFQLPVRILILGLIFYFGAKACSEAEKQFGKKDPGCVVIDELLGQWLVFLPFPAVVTWHLIAGFILFRIFDILKPFPIKQSEKWLKDGWGVMIDDAFAGLYAMLVLGLLRYLT
- a CDS encoding cyclase family protein, whose product is MPVIDLSHTIKNGMPVFPGTETPTIEEVFSHEMHGFCEHRLNIFSHIGTHIDAPNHMIPGGETLDKMDVSRFIGPGMCIDCTHKNPKSPQINIDDLIPYEAEISECDFILLNTGWYTNWGMDKYFTHYPALNEEAARWLVDFDLKGVGVDVISIDSAEISGYGVHNILLEQGTIIIENLNNLHQLPEEGFIFSCLPLKFNNADGSPVRAIATY
- a CDS encoding substrate-binding periplasmic protein; this translates as MRLMGICVVILSLLIGFFSVRESIAENLRVMLHEGSLPPYYYKDGDPRTGIVKDVFNAFAKETGDTIEFVRCPFNRSQRKFDRGEIDIEPMSNPAWRQTAKVLGVFSKPFAVSDSIILFRAEKFIPDVTPQDLLGKSIGVVRGYHYPVYSAYFADGRINTHVLENENKLLQLLLAGRLDQAFMNKDTALYQIRELGVEDQLLVGKTYDSLDMMIRFQPSKQYVLPRFNKAIDKLLNDGTITKIYDKYR
- a CDS encoding LysE family translocator gives rise to the protein MISYEFLITALVVVLIPGTGVIYTVSNGLFLGKKASLAAAAGCTAGIIPNLTASTLGLSAILHMSALAFQLMKFAGAAYLLYLAWLTWKDTGGLSFNNPGEDKNPRLWQIAKRGFLINILNPKLSIFFLAFLPLFVPQEANTPTLHMITLSAIFMAMTFVVFIAYGLCASGIRHQVISSPKIVLWMQRSFAVIFAALGLKLAAAEQ
- a CDS encoding phage regulatory CII family protein, which encodes MSYETITKVTQDIVLEGTKPAKEVAQSIGKPYSTLLREINPFDNNAKLGAATLMDILKTTQETKPLEFIAESIGYTLKPRVN